DNA from Thermomicrobium roseum DSM 5159:
CCTCTTCCCCGATGCGACACGAATGTGGGCTCCGGCGATCGTCGTGCTCTCGGTCATCGCCATCCTGTATGGTGCGTTGATGGCACTCGTCCAGCAGGACTTCAAGAAGCTGGTGGCGTATTCCTCGGTGAGCCATATGGGGTTCGTCACTTTGGGGATCTTCGTACTGAACCAGCCGGGGCTCAGTGGTGCGATGGTGGTGATGCTGAGTCACGGTTTCGTCACCAGCGCGCTCTTCCTCATCGTCGGCGTGCTCTACGAGCGTGCGCATACGCGCGACCTCGCAGCGTTCGGTGGGCTGGCGCGCAACATGCCTGTCTTCGCTGCCTTCTTTGGCCTCTTCACCCTGGCGTCTCTCGGTCTTCCCGGACTGAGCGGGTTCGTCGGCGAGTTCCTGGCTCTGCTCGGTGGCTTCCGCGCCTATCGTTGGGCCGGAGTCTTGGGGACAATTGTCGTCATCCTGGCCGCCTGGTACATGCTCCGTGTTTATCAGCGGGTCGCGCTCGTGCGTGCACCCGGTGAGCCGCCTGATCCCGACGATCCGGAACGTCGGCTGGCGCTCGCGCACGGCCTACCGCCGATCGCTGGCGGGAGCGATGGTCCTCATGCCTATCCCGATCCGCGAACGTTCCCGGATCTCACCTGGCGCGAAGCAGTGAGCCTCCTGCCGCTCGCGCTGTTGACGATCTGGATCGGCGTCTACCCGCTCCCGCTGCTCGAAATGCTCGAGCCAGCCCTGGCTGCTCTCCTCGGCCGTGGGATGTAAGGGGGAAGTCACCGATGTCGGTCCGTCTGGCCGTTCCCGATTGGTCACTACTCGTCCCGCCTCTCATCATCGTGGGCACGATCGTCCTGTTGCTGATCGTGGATGCCGTGCTGCGGCGTCCGCCGGCTCGCCTGCTGCTCACTCTCGCCTTCGCCGGGCAAGTGCTTGCGCTCGCCTCTCTCTGGACCATCGACTGGGCGCAGGGCGCGACGACCTTCGGACAAAGCTACCGTGCTGACTGGTTCGCGCTGGCAGTCGCGCTCGTGGCGCTGATCGCTGGTGCGCTCTCGGTGCTCGTTTCGGCCGGGTACACCGAGTCGGGACTCGATCCTGAGGGGATCGGGCAGGCCGAATATCTCTCCTTGTTGCTCTTCTCGGTTCTCGGGACCATGCTGGTCGGCGCGGCCGGGGACTTCATCGTCCTCCTCCTCGGTTTGGAAATGAGCGCGGTGGCGGTCTACGCCCTCACGGCGTTCGCGCGTCGGCGCGTGACCAGCGTCGAGGGTGCGCTCAAATACTTCCTTCTCGGAGCGTTCGCCAGCGCCATCCTGATTTACGGTATGGCGTGGGTGTACGGCTCGACCGGCAGCATCGTCCTCCGGGATATCGCGGAGACGCTGCGGACAGTCGTCATGCCCGGTCAGCCGCTCGATCCCGCTTTGCTCCTGGCGCTCCTGCTCCTCGCCGTCGGCCTCGGGTTCAAGATCGCAGCTGTACCGTTCCACATGTGGACACCGGATGCCTACCAAGGTGCTCCGACGCCTGTCTCCGCCTACATGTCAGTGGTTCCCAAGGTGGCCGGTTTTGCCGCGGTCGCACGGGTGCTGGTCCAGGGCCTGCAGCCGCTCAGTGAGCAGTGGACCGGCCTCCTCGGTATGCTCGCTGCGATCACGATGATCTATGGGAACGTCGTCGCGATCGCCCAGCGTGACCTGAAGCGGATGCTCGGCTACTCGGCGATCGGTCACACCGGCTACATGCTGGCGGGCCTCGCTGCCTTCACGACCGGTCAAGCGGGGGACCGGAGTGTCGGCAGTGTCCTCTTCTATCTCTTTGCCTACACTTTCATGAACATCGGAGCCTTTGGGGTCATCGCCTGGTTACAGGAACGCGGTCTCGGCACGACGCTCGACGATATCGCTGGTTTGGCCGGGCGTGCGCCGCTCG
Protein-coding regions in this window:
- a CDS encoding NADH-quinone oxidoreductase subunit N, with product MSVRLAVPDWSLLVPPLIIVGTIVLLLIVDAVLRRPPARLLLTLAFAGQVLALASLWTIDWAQGATTFGQSYRADWFALAVALVALIAGALSVLVSAGYTESGLDPEGIGQAEYLSLLLFSVLGTMLVGAAGDFIVLLLGLEMSAVAVYALTAFARRRVTSVEGALKYFLLGAFASAILIYGMAWVYGSTGSIVLRDIAETLRTVVMPGQPLDPALLLALLLLAVGLGFKIAAVPFHMWTPDAYQGAPTPVSAYMSVVPKVAGFAAVARVLVQGLQPLSEQWTGLLGMLAAITMIYGNVVAIAQRDLKRMLGYSAIGHTGYMLAGLAAFTTGQAGDRSVGSVLFYLFAYTFMNIGAFGVIAWLQERGLGTTLDDIAGLAGRAPLAALTMAIFMLSLMGMPPLLGFYAKYYVILALIEAGQLWLAVAIVVMSAVSAFFYLRVVTRMYFEEPAGALQPARTPVLGLGLALTTLATLVLGLVSSPILDLVQRWSAALA